From a region of the Campylobacter showae genome:
- the purL gene encoding phosphoribosylformylglycinamidine synthase subunit PurL has product MDKATVKAHKISDQEYEEILKILGREPNLLELGIFSAMWSEHCSYKSSKKYLNGFPTKAPWVIQGPGENAGVIDVGGGIAAVFKMESHNHPSFIEPFQGAATGVGGILRDVFTMGARVVANMNSLRFGEVRGESENAKKQRYLLKGAVAGIAHYGNCMGIPTIGGETTFDPSFNGNILVNAFALGLCKSDEIFYGRAEGIGNPVIYVGSKTGRDGLGGAVMASDSFNDANKSLRPTVQVGDPFAEKLLMEACLELFKTDYVVGIQDMGAAGLTSSSFEMAGRSGSGMKMYLDRVPMRETGMTPYELMLSESQERMLICAKKGCEQNILEIFKKWDLDAEIIGEVTDSGVMELYWHGELAGEIPIAPLSEASPVLDRPAARPKYLDEIKNLQIPENVDNKTAFWKLLSEPEVLNKSLIYDQYDANIQTNTIKQPGLLGAAVIRVKETGRAIAMAAQCDPRANFVDPKNGAARAVAAAGRKVAMSGATPLAITDCLNYGNPQNPEVMWQFAQGCEGIKEACRELNTPVVSGNVSLYNDTEGVSVYPTPAIVTVGVNEDANASLPGVFTRAGTAIYVLGETKGEFAASLYAKALFDAVGGELAAVDYKKERALWNLVIEANKSGVLEFANSVGVGGVAITLAKMACLSGLGAECKFDVKKPNFIFDESFSRAIVGVRDEAKFESLAAKHGVKFEKIGSVGGDKFKLNDIEEKLSDVSEVYFNKFAAIIRQED; this is encoded by the coding sequence ATGGATAAAGCTACCGTAAAAGCGCACAAAATCAGCGACCAAGAGTACGAAGAGATCCTAAAGATCCTAGGCAGAGAGCCCAATTTGCTCGAGCTTGGGATATTTTCTGCGATGTGGAGCGAGCACTGCAGCTACAAGTCGAGCAAAAAGTACCTAAACGGCTTCCCGACTAAAGCTCCGTGGGTGATCCAGGGTCCGGGCGAGAACGCGGGCGTCATCGACGTCGGAGGCGGCATCGCAGCGGTGTTTAAGATGGAGAGCCACAACCACCCGAGTTTCATCGAGCCTTTTCAGGGCGCGGCGACGGGCGTGGGCGGGATACTGCGCGACGTATTTACGATGGGCGCGAGAGTCGTTGCGAATATGAACTCGCTGCGATTCGGCGAAGTGCGCGGCGAGAGCGAAAACGCGAAAAAACAGCGCTACCTGCTAAAAGGCGCGGTCGCGGGCATCGCTCACTACGGCAACTGCATGGGCATACCTACTATCGGCGGCGAGACGACGTTTGATCCTAGCTTTAACGGCAACATCCTAGTAAACGCATTTGCGCTCGGGCTTTGTAAGAGCGACGAGATATTTTACGGAAGGGCCGAAGGTATCGGCAATCCCGTGATCTACGTCGGCTCAAAGACCGGCCGCGACGGGCTTGGAGGCGCGGTGATGGCCAGCGATAGCTTTAACGACGCGAACAAATCTCTGCGCCCGACCGTGCAGGTGGGCGATCCGTTTGCCGAAAAGCTGCTGATGGAGGCGTGCTTGGAGCTCTTTAAAACCGACTACGTCGTAGGCATCCAGGATATGGGCGCGGCGGGGCTTACTTCGAGCAGCTTTGAGATGGCCGGACGCAGCGGCAGCGGCATGAAGATGTATCTAGACCGCGTGCCTATGCGCGAGACGGGCATGACGCCTTATGAGCTAATGCTAAGCGAGTCTCAGGAGCGTATGCTCATCTGTGCCAAAAAAGGCTGCGAGCAAAATATACTCGAGATATTTAAAAAATGGGATCTCGACGCCGAGATCATCGGCGAGGTGACAGATAGCGGCGTGATGGAGCTTTATTGGCACGGCGAGCTAGCGGGCGAGATACCAATAGCGCCGCTGAGCGAGGCCTCTCCGGTGCTTGACCGACCGGCTGCGCGCCCAAAATACCTAGACGAAATCAAAAATTTACAAATCCCTGAAAACGTCGATAATAAAACCGCGTTTTGGAAGCTACTTAGCGAGCCAGAGGTGCTAAACAAGTCGCTAATCTACGATCAATACGACGCAAACATCCAAACAAACACCATCAAGCAGCCGGGGCTTCTGGGAGCCGCGGTTATCCGCGTAAAAGAAACGGGCAGGGCGATCGCGATGGCGGCACAGTGCGACCCGAGGGCGAATTTCGTTGACCCCAAAAACGGCGCGGCTAGAGCGGTCGCGGCGGCTGGACGAAAGGTCGCGATGAGCGGAGCGACGCCTCTAGCCATCACCGACTGCCTAAACTACGGCAACCCGCAAAATCCCGAGGTTATGTGGCAGTTCGCGCAGGGCTGCGAGGGTATCAAAGAGGCTTGCCGCGAGCTAAATACGCCAGTTGTGAGCGGCAACGTGAGCCTATATAACGACACTGAGGGCGTGAGCGTCTATCCGACGCCCGCGATCGTGACGGTGGGCGTAAACGAGGACGCAAACGCGAGCCTTCCGGGCGTCTTTACGCGCGCCGGTACGGCGATATACGTGCTTGGCGAGACGAAGGGCGAATTTGCTGCGTCGCTTTACGCTAAGGCGCTATTTGACGCGGTGGGCGGCGAGCTAGCTGCGGTAGACTACAAAAAAGAGCGCGCGCTGTGGAACCTAGTCATCGAGGCAAATAAATCGGGCGTGCTAGAGTTTGCAAACAGCGTAGGCGTGGGCGGCGTAGCCATAACGCTAGCAAAAATGGCATGCCTAAGCGGGCTTGGCGCGGAGTGCAAATTTGACGTTAAAAAGCCAAATTTCATCTTTGATGAGAGCTTTTCGCGTGCGATCGTCGGCGTAAGAGACGAGGCTAAATTTGAATCCCTAGCCGCTAAACACGGCGTCAAATTTGAAAAAATCGGTAGCGTGGGTGGAGATAAATTTAAACTAAACGATATCGAGGAAAAGCTAAGCGACGTGAGCGAGGTCTATTTTAATAAATTTGCCGCAATCATCCGCCAAGAGGACTAA
- a CDS encoding SDH family Clp fold serine proteinase, protein MSWKDFLNNKEEEQPQKEGRGMDQKSVAKPPVLFSETQQVLKAVEAKLGGTLITYYNSNAGSVCGNDASAMYEILKGKKIENAFLFIKSDGGSGIAALRIISTLRNYCKNITALIPANCASAATMMALGANEIVMGPLAYLTAVDTSLKHAMSPIDNGNERVSVSMDELNRVIKLWKMHEKDNDENPYKSLYNYIHPLVFGAVDRASSLSLKICCELLRYHMNDESKIQNISERLNSDYPAHDYPILFREAEEIGLHVQKMDNELNEMLQELTLLYSEMGQRAFTDYDENSYHDNNIANIIEANGKQIYYQIDKDWFYRPDERRWNVMNDESSWRKNELVGGKLKNTIYHLW, encoded by the coding sequence ATGTCTTGGAAAGACTTTTTAAACAACAAAGAAGAAGAACAGCCGCAAAAGGAGGGCAGGGGAATGGATCAAAAAAGCGTAGCTAAGCCGCCGGTGCTATTTAGCGAGACTCAGCAGGTACTAAAGGCGGTCGAGGCCAAACTGGGCGGCACGCTCATCACCTATTACAACTCGAACGCGGGCAGCGTCTGCGGCAACGACGCGAGCGCGATGTATGAAATTTTAAAGGGCAAAAAGATAGAAAATGCGTTTTTGTTTATCAAAAGCGACGGCGGCAGCGGTATCGCAGCGCTTCGTATCATCAGTACCCTGCGAAACTACTGCAAAAACATCACCGCTCTCATTCCGGCTAACTGCGCGTCGGCCGCGACGATGATGGCGCTTGGCGCAAACGAGATCGTGATGGGTCCGCTAGCGTATCTAACAGCCGTCGATACCTCGCTAAAGCACGCGATGAGCCCGATAGACAACGGCAACGAGCGCGTTAGCGTGTCGATGGACGAGCTAAACCGCGTGATAAAGCTGTGGAAAATGCACGAAAAGGACAACGACGAAAACCCGTATAAATCGCTATACAACTACATCCATCCGCTGGTTTTTGGCGCCGTAGACCGCGCCAGCTCGCTCTCGCTAAAGATTTGCTGCGAGCTTTTGCGCTACCATATGAACGACGAATCAAAGATCCAAAACATCTCCGAGCGCCTAAACAGCGACTATCCGGCGCATGATTATCCTATACTTTTCCGCGAGGCCGAGGAGATCGGACTGCACGTGCAAAAGATGGACAACGAGCTAAACGAGATGCTCCAAGAGCTAACGCTTCTTTACTCCGAGATGGGGCAGCGCGCCTTTACCGACTACGACGAGAACAGCTACCACGACAACAACATCGCAAACATCATCGAGGCAAACGGCAAGCAGATTTATTATCAGATCGACAAAGACTGGTTTTATCGCCCCGATGAGCGCCGCTGGAACGTGATGAACGACGAGAGCTCGTGGCGCAAGAACGAGCTAGTGGGCGGCAAACTCAAAAATACGATTTATCATTTATGGTGA
- a CDS encoding TerB family tellurite resistance protein, whose product MSFIFWFLIFYGIYYLVSNFSQNPVNLGGSQKKAMFEEAKFLVSLLAKVAKSDGRVNELEARLISETLDDITLRLGNDAAMRAELKQIYNREKETVHNAYFIARKYRDRFRLSQDAAAAKISFLLNLAYIDGEFSKSERNIIEQIASGFGLDEGIFEAILARFEAFYDQRQTRRNPYEMRTKSPYAVLGLKEGAPFDEVKKRYRELVKKYHPDILMGRGESEEMIEKSTRKLQEINEAYETIKQKS is encoded by the coding sequence TTGAGTTTCATTTTTTGGTTTTTGATATTTTACGGGATTTATTATCTGGTTTCAAATTTTAGTCAAAATCCCGTAAATTTAGGCGGCTCGCAAAAAAAGGCGATGTTTGAAGAGGCTAAATTTCTAGTTAGCCTGCTTGCTAAAGTCGCTAAAAGCGACGGCAGGGTAAACGAGCTAGAGGCTCGCCTCATCAGCGAGACGCTAGATGATATCACGCTAAGGCTCGGTAACGACGCAGCGATGAGAGCGGAGCTAAAGCAGATCTATAACCGCGAAAAAGAGACGGTGCATAATGCCTATTTTATCGCGCGGAAGTACAGAGATCGCTTCCGTCTTAGCCAAGATGCCGCAGCTGCGAAGATATCGTTTTTGTTAAATTTAGCCTATATAGACGGCGAATTTAGCAAAAGCGAACGCAATATCATCGAGCAGATCGCCTCAGGATTTGGGCTTGACGAGGGCATTTTTGAAGCGATACTGGCGAGGTTTGAGGCATTTTACGATCAAAGGCAGACGCGGCGTAATCCTTACGAAATGCGCACGAAAAGCCCATATGCAGTGCTTGGGCTAAAAGAGGGCGCGCCGTTTGACGAAGTAAAAAAGCGCTACCGCGAACTGGTGAAAAAATATCATCCCGATATCCTTATGGGGCGCGGCGAGAGCGAGGAGATGATAGAAAAGAGTACCAGAAAACTGCAAGAGATAAATGAGGCGTATGAAACCATAAAACAAAAAAGCTAG
- the purH gene encoding bifunctional phosphoribosylaminoimidazolecarboxamide formyltransferase/IMP cyclohydrolase yields MRALISVSDKEGIVEFAKGLERLGFEILSTGGTHKLLKEHGVKAVEVSEYTGSPEMFEGRVKTLHPKIHGGILHKRNDANHVSQAAQYGIGGIDLVCVNLYPFKQTTIRTDDFDEIIENIDIGGPAMVRSAAKNFASVYIVTSPLDYDEILRVIGGADESEKAAFRRNLMIKAYEHTAAYDSMIANYMNERFNEGFGEMKFIAGSKVFDARYGENPHQKGALYEFDYFFSNNFTALKGEASFNNITDINAALALASSFDTAPAVAIVKHANACGFAVKSNLLESYVEALKCDPVSAYGGVVAINGTLDRALAEKINEIYVEVIIAANVDEDALAVFEAKKRIKIFTQGNKFLQRANDKYDFKHVDGGFVYQQSDEVKASELENMKLQTARAASESELKDLEIAWKVAALTKSNCVVYVKNSAVVAIGMGMTSRVDAARAAVAKARDMGLDLRGCALASEAFFPFRDSIDIASEAGVKAVIQPGGSIRDDEVVQAANEHGMAMYFTGVRHFLH; encoded by the coding sequence ATGAGAGCATTAATCAGCGTCAGCGACAAAGAAGGCATCGTAGAGTTTGCAAAAGGACTCGAGCGACTCGGTTTTGAGATACTAAGTACGGGCGGTACGCACAAACTGCTAAAAGAGCATGGCGTAAAAGCGGTCGAAGTGAGCGAATACACGGGCTCGCCCGAGATGTTTGAGGGGCGCGTGAAAACCCTGCACCCAAAAATCCACGGCGGGATATTGCACAAGCGAAACGACGCAAACCACGTAAGCCAAGCCGCGCAATACGGCATCGGCGGCATCGATCTGGTCTGCGTAAATTTATACCCGTTTAAACAAACCACCATCCGCACCGATGATTTTGACGAGATCATCGAAAACATCGACATCGGCGGCCCTGCGATGGTGCGATCGGCGGCTAAAAATTTCGCTAGCGTTTATATCGTCACGAGTCCGCTTGATTATGACGAGATCTTACGAGTCATAGGGGGTGCGGACGAGAGCGAAAAGGCCGCTTTTAGGCGAAATCTGATGATAAAAGCCTACGAACACACCGCGGCCTACGACTCGATGATCGCAAACTATATGAACGAGCGCTTTAACGAGGGCTTTGGCGAGATGAAATTTATCGCTGGCAGCAAGGTTTTTGACGCGCGCTACGGCGAAAACCCGCACCAAAAGGGCGCGCTATACGAGTTTGATTATTTTTTCAGCAACAACTTCACCGCGCTAAAAGGCGAAGCTAGCTTTAACAACATTACCGACATCAATGCCGCTTTGGCGCTTGCAAGCAGCTTTGATACCGCGCCTGCGGTCGCCATCGTCAAGCACGCTAACGCCTGCGGCTTTGCCGTAAAATCAAATCTGCTAGAAAGCTACGTAGAAGCGCTAAAATGCGATCCCGTCAGTGCATACGGCGGCGTCGTAGCGATAAACGGCACGCTAGACCGCGCCTTGGCAGAGAAAATCAACGAAATCTACGTCGAGGTCATCATCGCCGCAAATGTGGACGAGGACGCGCTTGCGGTATTTGAAGCCAAAAAACGCATCAAAATTTTCACCCAGGGCAATAAATTTTTACAGCGCGCAAACGACAAATACGACTTTAAGCACGTTGACGGCGGCTTTGTCTATCAGCAAAGCGACGAGGTGAAAGCTAGCGAGCTAGAAAATATGAAACTACAAACCGCGCGTGCAGCCAGCGAGTCTGAGCTAAAAGACCTTGAGATCGCGTGGAAGGTTGCGGCACTCACGAAAAGCAACTGCGTCGTCTACGTGAAAAACAGCGCCGTAGTCGCCATCGGTATGGGTATGACTAGCCGCGTGGACGCCGCGCGTGCGGCCGTGGCGAAGGCGCGCGATATGGGGCTTGATTTACGCGGTTGCGCGCTTGCTAGCGAGGCATTTTTCCCGTTCCGCGACAGCATAGATATCGCAAGCGAGGCTGGCGTAAAGGCCGTGATACAGCCGGGCGGTAGCATCCGCGACGACGAGGTCGTGCAGGCGGCAAACGAGCACGGCATGGCGATGTATTTTACGGGTGTGCGCCACTTTTTACACTAA
- a CDS encoding peptide ABC transporter ATP-binding protein yields MKQILIFLVFLAGLYAANIYVNGEKVGGSDQNSTYNGESKNEILKQEGKKQLCKKGYKQYC; encoded by the coding sequence ATGAAGCAAATTTTGATTTTCTTGGTATTTTTGGCTGGGTTATATGCGGCTAATATCTACGTAAACGGCGAAAAGGTCGGCGGCAGCGACCAAAACTCGACCTATAACGGCGAGAGCAAAAACGAAATCCTAAAACAAGAGGGCAAAAAACAGCTCTGTAAAAAAGGCTACAAGCAGTACTGCTAG
- a CDS encoding peptidase M50, which produces MLLNTFAPPFKLVGGYFIAGICFLIASIPAFFAADFETIAGLETAGFLHVFFVGFVMSIIIGALYQLTSVILEKPFSTIKGAVANLALYCAGVASMSYGMISGKTGFMHGGGMALFLALLFFGTTYIVSFMDNEKKSFASFMLFVSAVFLLAGISLGFCLLMILSGTLPMDFMFALKFHVYFVLGFVFFIIVGVATVLLPMFALAHDLKFTLSKFAFGFYIFAGILLFLSEIYAYFAFGAAIVCFVAEALHILKKRVRKAYDYWNVNIALSLAAFVLFCVLIAADRYDMAVFMLIYGFLFAFIAAHLYKIAPFLIWYHYVAPFVGKTKVPLLDQMILKKPAYIGIGFNALGLVLYELGVWLEIKSLAHCGVACLLVSIVLVAINMINVFKFTKFGVKEEK; this is translated from the coding sequence ATGCTTTTAAACACCTTTGCGCCGCCTTTTAAGCTAGTCGGCGGTTATTTTATCGCGGGCATTTGCTTTTTGATCGCGAGCATTCCCGCCTTTTTCGCGGCGGATTTTGAGACGATCGCGGGGCTTGAGACGGCGGGATTTTTACACGTGTTTTTCGTCGGCTTTGTTATGAGCATCATCATCGGCGCGCTTTATCAGCTCACTTCGGTGATCTTAGAAAAGCCGTTTTCGACGATCAAGGGCGCGGTGGCAAATTTAGCCCTTTACTGCGCGGGCGTGGCGTCGATGAGCTACGGGATGATCAGCGGCAAAACGGGCTTCATGCACGGCGGCGGCATGGCGCTTTTTCTTGCGCTGCTGTTTTTTGGCACGACCTATATCGTTAGCTTTATGGACAATGAAAAAAAGAGCTTCGCATCATTTATGCTCTTTGTTTCGGCGGTATTTTTACTCGCCGGCATCTCGCTTGGATTTTGCCTTTTGATGATACTTTCGGGCACTTTGCCGATGGATTTTATGTTCGCGCTTAAATTTCACGTCTATTTCGTACTCGGCTTTGTTTTTTTCATCATCGTAGGCGTGGCGACCGTGCTGCTACCGATGTTTGCCCTGGCGCACGATCTAAAATTTACGCTTAGTAAATTTGCCTTCGGGTTTTATATTTTTGCCGGCATTTTGCTCTTTCTTAGCGAAATTTACGCGTACTTTGCGTTTGGAGCAGCGATCGTTTGCTTCGTCGCCGAGGCGCTACATATCCTAAAAAAGCGCGTTCGCAAAGCATACGACTACTGGAACGTTAATATCGCTCTTTCGCTCGCGGCCTTTGTACTTTTTTGCGTATTGATTGCGGCGGATAGATACGATATGGCGGTGTTTATGCTGATTTACGGATTTTTATTCGCCTTCATCGCGGCTCATCTTTACAAGATTGCGCCGTTTCTCATCTGGTATCACTACGTAGCGCCCTTTGTGGGTAAAACAAAGGTGCCGCTGCTAGATCAGATGATACTTAAAAAGCCAGCATATATCGGTATCGGCTTTAATGCTCTTGGTCTCGTGCTTTATGAGCTTGGCGTCTGGCTGGAGATAAAATCGCTCGCGCACTGCGGCGTGGCTTGCCTGCTCGTCAGTATCGTTTTAGTCGCGATAAATATGATAAATGTTTTTAAATTTACGAAATTTGGAGTAAAGGAAGAAAAATGA
- a CDS encoding metal-sulfur cluster assembly factor — protein sequence MKEKIYDALSNIVDPEVGFDIVSLGLIYDAVCDENGKAKVTMTLSTRSCPLHEMILGWVETAVLNVDGVKECEIDLVWEPAWSIEMASDEVRAALGA from the coding sequence ATGAAAGAAAAAATATACGATGCGCTCTCAAACATCGTCGATCCCGAGGTTGGCTTTGATATCGTGTCATTAGGACTGATTTACGACGCGGTTTGCGACGAGAACGGCAAAGCAAAGGTCACGATGACGCTATCTACGCGCTCATGCCCGCTGCATGAGATGATACTGGGCTGGGTGGAGACGGCGGTGCTGAATGTCGACGGAGTAAAAGAGTGCGAGATAGACCTCGTGTGGGAGCCTGCGTGGAGTATCGAGATGGCGAGCGACGAGGTGAGGGCGGCGCTGGGAGCGTGA
- the ftsZ gene encoding cell division protein FtsZ has product MGNFMVEEKKPSYGAKIKVVGVGGGGGNMINHIIREKGDEMDIDLIVANTDVKALDSSLAFTKLQLGEKITKGLGAGMNPDVGTKAAQESYEEIKSTLEYSDIVFIASGLGGGTGTGAAPVVAQAAKEIGALTISVVTMPFDFEGKKRYNLALKGLNELKKESDSIVVIPNQRLKSLIDKKAGIKESFKIVDNVLARAVSGMCTIVLDSGNSDINSDFADVKKVMEHRGMALLGIGESEGEGAAQEAIKNAIQSPLLSDITINGAVGVLVHFKYHPDSPFSDIEEAMCLVQNAVDDDADIIFGTTSDESFENNKIQVTIIATGFRDKEEERPTPVASTPDAAFKKSRNPILDERISRLKVSGGYNSEEATNMLETPSYIRNQMD; this is encoded by the coding sequence ATGGGTAACTTTATGGTAGAAGAGAAAAAGCCTTCATACGGCGCAAAGATAAAAGTAGTAGGCGTAGGCGGTGGTGGTGGAAATATGATAAATCATATTATTAGAGAAAAAGGCGATGAAATGGATATCGATCTAATAGTCGCTAATACCGATGTAAAAGCACTTGACAGCTCTTTGGCCTTTACTAAACTGCAGCTTGGAGAGAAGATCACAAAAGGTCTTGGTGCTGGTATGAATCCGGACGTAGGAACTAAAGCCGCTCAAGAAAGTTACGAAGAGATCAAATCTACACTTGAGTACTCAGATATCGTATTTATAGCATCAGGCCTTGGAGGCGGTACCGGTACAGGCGCAGCTCCGGTGGTAGCACAGGCAGCTAAAGAAATTGGCGCCTTAACTATCTCAGTTGTTACTATGCCGTTTGATTTTGAGGGTAAAAAGCGCTACAATCTAGCCCTAAAAGGTCTTAACGAGCTAAAAAAAGAGTCCGACTCTATAGTTGTGATACCAAACCAAAGACTAAAATCCCTTATAGACAAAAAAGCTGGTATAAAAGAAAGTTTTAAAATAGTTGATAACGTTTTAGCTCGAGCCGTCAGCGGTATGTGTACCATAGTTCTTGATTCGGGAAATAGCGACATAAACTCTGACTTTGCAGACGTTAAAAAAGTAATGGAACATCGCGGTATGGCGCTGCTTGGCATAGGCGAATCAGAAGGTGAAGGCGCAGCCCAGGAAGCAATCAAAAACGCAATACAATCTCCACTACTAAGCGACATTACCATAAACGGCGCAGTGGGCGTTCTGGTACACTTCAAATATCACCCAGACTCTCCTTTTAGCGATATAGAAGAGGCTATGTGCCTAGTACAAAATGCTGTCGATGATGATGCAGATATTATATTCGGTACGACAAGCGACGAAAGTTTTGAAAATAACAAAATTCAAGTTACTATAATAGCCACCGGCTTTAGAGACAAAGAGGAAGAAAGACCTACGCCCGTAGCCTCTACGCCCGACGCTGCATTTAAAAAGTCAAGAAATCCGATTCTAGATGAAAGAATCAGCAGACTAAAGGTTAGCGGCGGATACAATAGCGAAGAAGCAACTAATATGCTAGAAACGCCATCGTATATCAGAAACCAAATGGATTAA
- the ftsA gene encoding cell division protein FtsA has protein sequence MSTKILGIDVGSVQICAVIGQHDETGLKIIGIGTAKTQGIKKGVITNIELASKSIKSALIDAQRVAGTRYEKVVVSISGAYTKSVDSNGVVNVPTYEIGIKEIQRSMSESERRAQIHSDYEKLHILPYNFKVDDQEHIEDPLGMNGSRLEVQTHIIMAQKSSLSNLRKALNLAGVEPDNIVLSSYASAIATLNQDEKDLGVAFIDMGGATCNMIIHSGNSIRYNEFLGIGSSNITNDLSAALHTPILKAEDIKLNYGILLNNANELVEIPPINEDGKVQEVSLDVISNVIYARAEETLMILAKMLEDSGYKNSIAAGVVLTGGMTKLEGIRELAIAVFDNMPVRIARPKEMEGLYEILRDPANSCAIGLCMYGAGYFTPYEIDSEKKMRYKDEIVVKNKILKDIVYDNGVKIEDKKNIEEVDNKIFRGSTLDDNYIDDLRIDDDRTLQDELNEDLNKKEKKPNIFSVIWNKITQLF, from the coding sequence TTGAGTACTAAAATTTTAGGTATTGACGTAGGCTCTGTTCAAATTTGCGCTGTGATAGGCCAGCACGATGAAACAGGACTTAAAATAATCGGAATAGGAACTGCAAAAACTCAAGGTATAAAAAAGGGCGTAATAACAAATATCGAGCTCGCATCAAAATCAATAAAAAGCGCTTTAATAGACGCTCAAAGAGTGGCCGGCACAAGATACGAAAAAGTAGTGGTTTCAATCTCGGGAGCCTATACAAAAAGCGTTGACAGTAACGGCGTGGTAAACGTTCCCACGTATGAAATAGGCATAAAAGAGATACAACGCTCGATGTCTGAGTCTGAGCGAAGAGCGCAGATACATAGCGACTACGAGAAGCTACATATACTTCCTTATAATTTTAAAGTAGACGATCAAGAGCATATAGAAGATCCTTTGGGTATGAACGGTAGCAGGCTTGAGGTGCAAACGCACATCATAATGGCGCAAAAATCATCTCTTAGTAACCTAAGAAAAGCGTTAAATTTGGCTGGAGTCGAGCCTGATAATATCGTACTTTCCAGCTACGCTTCGGCTATCGCGACGCTAAATCAAGATGAAAAAGATTTGGGTGTAGCATTTATAGATATGGGTGGCGCAACTTGCAATATGATAATTCACTCTGGAAATTCGATAAGATATAACGAATTTTTAGGCATAGGTTCGTCAAATATAACCAATGATCTATCAGCAGCGCTTCATACGCCTATTTTAAAAGCTGAAGATATAAAATTAAATTACGGAATTTTGCTAAATAATGCCAACGAACTAGTTGAGATCCCGCCTATTAACGAAGATGGCAAGGTTCAGGAAGTATCTCTTGACGTTATTTCAAACGTCATATATGCAAGAGCCGAAGAGACGCTAATGATACTTGCAAAAATGCTCGAAGATAGCGGATATAAAAATTCAATAGCCGCAGGCGTAGTTCTTACCGGCGGCATGACTAAACTTGAAGGTATCAGAGAGCTTGCTATAGCAGTATTTGATAATATGCCGGTGCGAATAGCAAGACCAAAGGAAATGGAAGGGCTATATGAAATTTTAAGAGATCCGGCAAATTCTTGTGCGATCGGACTTTGTATGTACGGTGCAGGCTACTTTACGCCTTATGAAATCGACTCTGAAAAGAAAATGCGATATAAAGACGAGATTGTAGTAAAAAATAAGATTTTAAAAGATATAGTCTACGACAATGGAGTAAAAATCGAAGATAAAAAAAATATCGAAGAAGTCGATAATAAAATCTTTAGAGGAAGTACTCTGGATGATAACTATATAGATGATTTAAGAATCGATGACGACAGAACTTTACAAGACGAACTAAATGAAGATTTAAATAAAAAAGAAAAAAAACCAAATATTTTTTCTGTGATTTGGAATAAAATAACACAACTATTTTAA